In Erinaceus europaeus chromosome 10, mEriEur2.1, whole genome shotgun sequence, one DNA window encodes the following:
- the ZFP37 gene encoding zinc finger protein 37 homolog isoform X2, translating into MAEEVRRPPEIAEPQGSDAESLTLKDVTMAFTEKEWKQLDPSQKNLYKDVMRENYNNLASMGNQLTKSDVISQLEKGEEPHLGMWKRPSKGQGGPCEIGRPKQIDSSKKVHQEDDQPENHQKSEVKSFKEVAFKKKPLTKKKRDECNSLGGGNVSIKHVPSEKKLLKFDSPRKSFKQNLDLPDHERKHTLKKPGLAKEHRKSLKRNLSDTEKGKCQTEKKHEKLSTHSSSNKHNKTQIGKKQKLPCRSSSHTKSGKIQTRHKHEIPSSQSASPTKHNKTQVKMKPYECNECGKILSHKQGLIDHQRIHTGEKPYECNECGIAFSQKSHLVVHQRTHTGEKPYECSQCGKAHGHKHALTDHLRVHTGEMPYKCTECGKTFRHSSNLIQHARSHTGEKPYECKECGKSFRYNSSLTEHVRTHTGEIPYECNECGKAFNYSSSLTKHMRIHTGEKPFECNECGKAFSKKSHLIIHQRTHTKEKPYKCNECGKAFGHSSSLTYHMRTHTGESPFECNHCGKAFKQSEGLSQHQRVHTGEKPYECSKCGKAFSQKAHLIVHQRTHTGEKPYKCNECEKAFNANSQLVIHQRSHSGIKPFKCSECGKSFIVKSQLVIHQRSHTGEKPYKCSECRKTFKHNASLTKHMKTHSEAKPHDENCEKSFD; encoded by the exons GAATCACTAACACTCAAAGATGTGACTATGGCATTTACTGAGAAAGAATGGAAGCAACTAGATCCTTCTCAGAAGAACCTATACAAAGATGTGATGCGGGAAAACTACAATAATCTAGCCTCAATGG GGAATCAACTTACCAAGTCAGATGTGATTTCCCAGTTGGAAAAAGGAGAAGAGCCACATCTGGGAATGTGGAAAAGACCCAGTAAAGGTCAAGGTGGTCCATGTGAAATAGGAAGACCCAAGCAAATAGATTCCAGTAAAA AAGTACACCAAGAAGATGACCAGCCAGAAAATCACCAGAAATCAGAAGTGAAGTCATTTAAGGAAGTTGCATTCAAGAAAAAACCTTTGACTAAGAAGAAACGTGATGAATGtaattcactggggggggggaatgtcagTATAAAACATGTTCCTTCAGAAAAGAAGCTGCTTAAATTTGATTCCCCCAGAAAGAGTTTCAAACAGAATTTAGATTTACCTGACCATGAAAGAAAACATACTTTGAAGAAACCTGGTTTAGCTAAAGAGCATAGGAAATCATTAAAACGTAACTTATCTGATACAGAGAAAGGCAAATgtcaaactgaaaaaaaacatGAGAAATTATCTACCCACAGTTCATCTAATAAGCATAACAAAACGCAAATTGGCAAGAAGCAAAAATTACCTTGTCGTAGTTCATCCCATACTAAAAGCGGCAAAATTCAAACTAGACACAAACATGAAATACCATCAAGCCAAAGTGCATCTCCTACTAAGCATAATAAAACTCAAGTGAAAatgaaaccttatgaatgtaatgAATGTGGGAAGATTCTCAGTCATAAACAAGGACTTATTGACCATCAGAGAATTCATACAGGGGAAAAACCATATGAATGTAATGAATGTGGAATAGCCTTTAGCCAAAAGTCACACCTTGTTGTACACCAGAGAACTCACACTGGAGAAAAACCATATGAATGTAGTCAGTGTGGCAAAGCCCATGGTCATAAGCATGCTCTCACTGATCATCTAAGAGTTCATACTGGGGAAATGCCTTATAAATGTACTGAATGTGGGAAAACCTTCAGACACAGCTCAAACCTTATTCAACATGCAAGATCTCATACaggtgagaaaccctatgaatgtaaggaATGTGGTAAATCCTTTAGGTATAACTCATCTCTTACTGAGCATGTAAGAACTCATACAGGTGAAATACCATATGAATGTAATGAATGTGGGAAAGCCTTTAATTATAGCTCATCTCTTACTAAACATATGAGAATTCATACAGGTGAGAAACCTTTTGAATGTAATGAATGTGGAAAAGCTTTTAGCAAGAAGTCACACCTGATTATTCATCAAAGAACTCATACCAAGGAGAAACCTTATAAATGTAATGAATGTGGGAAAGCCTTTGGACATAGTTCATCTCTTACTTACCACATGAGAACTCATACAGGTGAAAGTCCATTTGAATGTAATCATTGTGGGAAAGCCTTCAAACAAAGTGAAGGTCTTAGTCAGCATCAGAGAGTTCATACTGgggagaaaccttatgaatgtagtAAATGTGGGAAAGCCTTTAGCCAGAAAGCACACCTCATTGTACATCAGAGAACTCATACAGGGGAGAAACCCTACAAATGTAATGAATGTGAAAAAGCCTTCAATGCAAATTCACAACTTGTTATACACCAGCGATCCCACAGTGGCATTAAACCCTTTAAATGTAGTGAATGTGGGAAATCCTTCATTGTAAAGTCACAACTTGTTATTCACCAGAGATCccacactggagagaaaccctataaatgCAGTGAATGTAGGAAAACTTTCAAACATAATGCATCCCttaccaaacatatgaaaactcaTTCAGAAGCAAAACCTCATGATGAAAATTGTGAAAAATCTTTTGACTGA
- the ZFP37 gene encoding zinc finger protein 37 homolog isoform X1 produces the protein MAEEVRRPPEIAEPQGSDAESLTLKDVTMAFTEKEWKQLDPSQKNLYKDVMRENYNNLASMAGNQLTKSDVISQLEKGEEPHLGMWKRPSKGQGGPCEIGRPKQIDSSKKVHQEDDQPENHQKSEVKSFKEVAFKKKPLTKKKRDECNSLGGGNVSIKHVPSEKKLLKFDSPRKSFKQNLDLPDHERKHTLKKPGLAKEHRKSLKRNLSDTEKGKCQTEKKHEKLSTHSSSNKHNKTQIGKKQKLPCRSSSHTKSGKIQTRHKHEIPSSQSASPTKHNKTQVKMKPYECNECGKILSHKQGLIDHQRIHTGEKPYECNECGIAFSQKSHLVVHQRTHTGEKPYECSQCGKAHGHKHALTDHLRVHTGEMPYKCTECGKTFRHSSNLIQHARSHTGEKPYECKECGKSFRYNSSLTEHVRTHTGEIPYECNECGKAFNYSSSLTKHMRIHTGEKPFECNECGKAFSKKSHLIIHQRTHTKEKPYKCNECGKAFGHSSSLTYHMRTHTGESPFECNHCGKAFKQSEGLSQHQRVHTGEKPYECSKCGKAFSQKAHLIVHQRTHTGEKPYKCNECEKAFNANSQLVIHQRSHSGIKPFKCSECGKSFIVKSQLVIHQRSHTGEKPYKCSECRKTFKHNASLTKHMKTHSEAKPHDENCEKSFD, from the exons GAATCACTAACACTCAAAGATGTGACTATGGCATTTACTGAGAAAGAATGGAAGCAACTAGATCCTTCTCAGAAGAACCTATACAAAGATGTGATGCGGGAAAACTACAATAATCTAGCCTCAATGG CAGGGAATCAACTTACCAAGTCAGATGTGATTTCCCAGTTGGAAAAAGGAGAAGAGCCACATCTGGGAATGTGGAAAAGACCCAGTAAAGGTCAAGGTGGTCCATGTGAAATAGGAAGACCCAAGCAAATAGATTCCAGTAAAA AAGTACACCAAGAAGATGACCAGCCAGAAAATCACCAGAAATCAGAAGTGAAGTCATTTAAGGAAGTTGCATTCAAGAAAAAACCTTTGACTAAGAAGAAACGTGATGAATGtaattcactggggggggggaatgtcagTATAAAACATGTTCCTTCAGAAAAGAAGCTGCTTAAATTTGATTCCCCCAGAAAGAGTTTCAAACAGAATTTAGATTTACCTGACCATGAAAGAAAACATACTTTGAAGAAACCTGGTTTAGCTAAAGAGCATAGGAAATCATTAAAACGTAACTTATCTGATACAGAGAAAGGCAAATgtcaaactgaaaaaaaacatGAGAAATTATCTACCCACAGTTCATCTAATAAGCATAACAAAACGCAAATTGGCAAGAAGCAAAAATTACCTTGTCGTAGTTCATCCCATACTAAAAGCGGCAAAATTCAAACTAGACACAAACATGAAATACCATCAAGCCAAAGTGCATCTCCTACTAAGCATAATAAAACTCAAGTGAAAatgaaaccttatgaatgtaatgAATGTGGGAAGATTCTCAGTCATAAACAAGGACTTATTGACCATCAGAGAATTCATACAGGGGAAAAACCATATGAATGTAATGAATGTGGAATAGCCTTTAGCCAAAAGTCACACCTTGTTGTACACCAGAGAACTCACACTGGAGAAAAACCATATGAATGTAGTCAGTGTGGCAAAGCCCATGGTCATAAGCATGCTCTCACTGATCATCTAAGAGTTCATACTGGGGAAATGCCTTATAAATGTACTGAATGTGGGAAAACCTTCAGACACAGCTCAAACCTTATTCAACATGCAAGATCTCATACaggtgagaaaccctatgaatgtaaggaATGTGGTAAATCCTTTAGGTATAACTCATCTCTTACTGAGCATGTAAGAACTCATACAGGTGAAATACCATATGAATGTAATGAATGTGGGAAAGCCTTTAATTATAGCTCATCTCTTACTAAACATATGAGAATTCATACAGGTGAGAAACCTTTTGAATGTAATGAATGTGGAAAAGCTTTTAGCAAGAAGTCACACCTGATTATTCATCAAAGAACTCATACCAAGGAGAAACCTTATAAATGTAATGAATGTGGGAAAGCCTTTGGACATAGTTCATCTCTTACTTACCACATGAGAACTCATACAGGTGAAAGTCCATTTGAATGTAATCATTGTGGGAAAGCCTTCAAACAAAGTGAAGGTCTTAGTCAGCATCAGAGAGTTCATACTGgggagaaaccttatgaatgtagtAAATGTGGGAAAGCCTTTAGCCAGAAAGCACACCTCATTGTACATCAGAGAACTCATACAGGGGAGAAACCCTACAAATGTAATGAATGTGAAAAAGCCTTCAATGCAAATTCACAACTTGTTATACACCAGCGATCCCACAGTGGCATTAAACCCTTTAAATGTAGTGAATGTGGGAAATCCTTCATTGTAAAGTCACAACTTGTTATTCACCAGAGATCccacactggagagaaaccctataaatgCAGTGAATGTAGGAAAACTTTCAAACATAATGCATCCCttaccaaacatatgaaaactcaTTCAGAAGCAAAACCTCATGATGAAAATTGTGAAAAATCTTTTGACTGA